The Scyliorhinus torazame isolate Kashiwa2021f chromosome 7, sScyTor2.1, whole genome shotgun sequence genome has a window encoding:
- the egr1 gene encoding early growth response protein 1 produces MVTKTEIMSPLLSEPLYHSVDSYQKLEDVMMTGTLVTASTDQPFYGEALEQFEHLSADTFTDISPGIEKSILESYSTQNCRLPSIAYTGRFSLEPAPGGSSLWPEPLFSLVSGIVSMSASSSSQPISCSGQTSESTAIYSAPSTLTNTNSDMFTGQSEGFSSLSNPIQYPPYSNTKNCSTSYQLPMIPDYLFSQQEDITMNSSEQKPFQTLEPRAQPSLIPLSTIKAIANQTSCPQSKNINTYHSQLVKPSRLRKYPNRPSKTPPHERPYACPMETCDRRFSRSDELTRHIRIHTGQKPFQCRICMRNFSRSDHLTTHIRTHTGEKPFACEICGRKFARSDERKRHTKIHLRQKEKKADKALCISSCSSPPAISFPSSITSTYPSAVVSTSFKSPVTNTYPSAVVSTSFESPVTSTYPSAVVNTSFESPVTSTYPSAVVSDSFESSVNTYPSAVVSDSFESSVTNTYPPAVVSNSFESPVTNTYPSAVVSNSFESPVTNTYPSAVVSNSFESPITNAYPSAVVSSSFEPPVTNTYPSAVVSTSFESSVTSSYPSAVVSTSFESPVTNTYPSALANTSFEHPVTNTYPSAVVSTSFESPVTNTYPSSVVSTSFESSVTNTYPSAVVSNSYPSVSSPLSEMPSSLTPRTIEI; encoded by the coding sequence ATACGTTTACCGATATTTCACCTGGCATTGAAAAATCCATCCTGGAGTCTTATTCCACCCAGAATTGccgtctcccatccattgcctACACGGGTCGTTTCTCATTGGAACCTGCTCCAGGAGGCAGTAGCCTGTGGCCCGAGCCACTCTTCAGCCTGGTCAGTGGCATCGTCAGTATGAGCGCCTCGTCCTCCAGCCAGCCCATTAGTTGTTCAGGCCAGACAAGTGAATCCACTGCCATCTACTCGGCTCCTTCAACCTTAACTAATACCAACTCGGACATGTTCACAGGCCAGTCTGAGGGCTTCTCGAGTCTCAGTAACCCTATCCAGTATCCTCCTTACTCCAACACAAAGAACTGCAGCACAAGCTACCAGCTGCCAATGATCCCGGACTATCTGTTCAGCCAGCAGGAGGACATCACCATGAACAGTTCTGAACAAAAACCTTTTCAGACATTGGAGCCCAGGGCTCAAccttccctcatccccctgtccaccATCAAAGCCATAGCCAACCAGACCAGCTGTCCTCAATCCAAGAACATTAACACTTACCACTCTCAACTGGTCAAACCGTCCAGACTGAGGAAATATCCCAATCGGCCCAGCAAGACCCCTCCTCATGAGCGACCATATGCCTGTCCCATGGAGACTTGTGACCGCCGTTTCTCCAGGTCTGATGAACTCACTCGCCACATCCGGATACACACTGGTCagaaacccttccagtgccggatcTGCATGAGAAACTTCAGCAGAAGTGACCACCTCACAACTCACATCCGCACACACACCGGCGAGAAACCTTTCGCTTGCGAAATCTGCGGTCGTAAGTTTGCCAGAAGCGACGAAAGGAAAAGGCACACCAAGATTCACCTGAGGCAGAAGGAGAAGAAAGCAGATAAGGCGCTGTGTATCTCCAGCTGCAGCAGTCCACCTGCAATCTCTTTCCCAAGCTCGATAACCAGCACATATCCCTCCGCAGTAGTGAGCACTTCATTTAAATCCCCAGTAACCAACACATATCCCTCCGCAGTAGTGAGCACTTCATTTGAATCCCCAGTAACCAGCACATATCCCTCCGCAGTAGTGAATACTTCATTTGAATCCCCAGTAACCAGCACATATCCCTCCGCAGTAGTCAGTGATTCATTTGAATCCTCAGTTAACACATATCCCTCTGCAGTAGTCAGTGATTCATTTGAATCCTCAGTGACCAACACATATCCCCCCGCAGTAGTCAGCAATTCATTTGAATCCCCAGTAACCAACACATATCCCTCCGCAGTAGTGAGCAATTCATTTGAATCCCCAGTAACCAACACATATCCCTCCGCAGTAGTGAGCAATTCATTTGAATCCCCAATTACCAACGCATATCCCTCCGCAGTAGTGAGCAGTTCATTTGAACCCCCGGTAACCAACACATATCCCTCTGCAGTAGTGAGCACTTCATTTGAATCCTCAGTAACCAGCTCATATCCCTCTGCAGTAGTGAGCACTTCATTTGAATCGCCAGTAACCAACACATATCCCTCCGCATTGGCGAACACTTCATTTGAACACCCAGTTACCAACACATATCCCTCCGCAGTAGTGAGCACTTCATTTGAATCCCCAGTAACCAACACATATCCTTCCTCAGTAGTGAGCACTTCATTTGAATCCTCAGTAACCAACACATATCCCTCTGCAGTAGTGAGCAACAGCTACCCTTCAGTGAGCTCTCCACTCTCTGAAATGCCATCCTCTCTAACACCAAGGACAATTGAGATCTGA